The proteins below come from a single Benincasa hispida cultivar B227 chromosome 4, ASM972705v1, whole genome shotgun sequence genomic window:
- the LOC120076681 gene encoding uncharacterized protein LOC120076681 isoform X2, with protein MSIISISSSSTFLRSTNIQSHRRRHGSNLNTTHILPFPTTTNPKYSTSCRHNIDMAIYSSGDANGLPPLPPLPDTPWPLWVAGVLMSAVLSIWQTKSYWGPFLTLKEKVDKVVDVVEEVAEMVETAAERVDKVAEEIAEHLPEGSKLQKAALFVENAAERIAKDADLAGDIIDKCQGLRGSLSHCCQRRDS; from the exons ATGTCGATtatttcaatttcttcttcttcaaccttccTTCGTTCCACCAATATCCAATCCCACCGCCGCCGCCATGGATCCAACCTTAACACAACTCACATCTTACCTTTCCCAACTACCACTAATCCCAAATACTCAACTTCTTGTAGACATAATATCGATATGGCCATTTACAGCAGCGGCGACGCCAATGGACTTCCACCTCTTCCTCCTCTCCCTGACACTCCTTG GCCATTATGGGTAGCTGGAGTGCTAATGTCTGCAGTTCTATCCATTTGGCAGACCAAGAGCTATTGGGGTCCTTTTCTAACCTTAAAAG AGAAAGTTGATAAAGTGGTGGATGTGGTGGAGGAGGTGGCAGAAATGGTGGAGACGGCAGCGGAGAGAGTGGATAAGGTGGCGGAAGAGATTGCGGAACATCTCCCGGAAGGCAGCAAACTCCAAAAGGCTGCATTATTTGTCGAAAATGCAGCCGAAAGGATCGCTAAGGATGCGGATTTGGCAGGAGATATTATTGATAAG TGTCAaggtcttagggggagcctaagtcatTGCTGTCAAAGAAGGGATTCTTAA
- the LOC120076681 gene encoding uncharacterized protein LOC120076681 isoform X3 has protein sequence MSIISISSSSTFLRSTNIQSHRRRHGSNLNTTHILPFPTTTNPKYSTSCRHNIDMAIYSSGDANGLPPLPPLPDTPWPLWVAGVLMSAVLSIWQTKSYWGPFLTLKEKVDKVVDVVEEVAEMVETAAERVDKVAEEIAEHLPEGSKLQKAALFVENAAERIAKDADLAGDIIDKVLGGA, from the exons ATGTCGATtatttcaatttcttcttcttcaaccttccTTCGTTCCACCAATATCCAATCCCACCGCCGCCGCCATGGATCCAACCTTAACACAACTCACATCTTACCTTTCCCAACTACCACTAATCCCAAATACTCAACTTCTTGTAGACATAATATCGATATGGCCATTTACAGCAGCGGCGACGCCAATGGACTTCCACCTCTTCCTCCTCTCCCTGACACTCCTTG GCCATTATGGGTAGCTGGAGTGCTAATGTCTGCAGTTCTATCCATTTGGCAGACCAAGAGCTATTGGGGTCCTTTTCTAACCTTAAAAG AGAAAGTTGATAAAGTGGTGGATGTGGTGGAGGAGGTGGCAGAAATGGTGGAGACGGCAGCGGAGAGAGTGGATAAGGTGGCGGAAGAGATTGCGGAACATCTCCCGGAAGGCAGCAAACTCCAAAAGGCTGCATTATTTGTCGAAAATGCAGCCGAAAGGATCGCTAAGGATGCGGATTTGGCAGGAGATATTATTGATAAG gtcttagggggagcctaa